The following are encoded together in the Microtus pennsylvanicus isolate mMicPen1 chromosome 8, mMicPen1.hap1, whole genome shotgun sequence genome:
- the LOC142855595 gene encoding uncharacterized protein C11orf24 homolog gives MWTALVLVWISSMPLSRSHSMTEEPLATKVWPKAVNQSMTRDTGPRTATVPPAPVTPTTGTWAASPNLTRVTAEMTTQWTNTSTLTTREGMAGSMTSSFLTPPPSSGPVTVGPSPPTTTAGLPSLSTPHAEVPSADVSTSPRTATVATVAPHATTVAAGTINTSGPTRTPSPAEGTPTNTSTMSPIPTSGAQTQGTTIQVTTEQPVHSTAGSSTPGPSNTTLEPTTTRSVASTAVVTTTLIQSKELTASTMPVPPTSPTPEVEATTLTTQSSPALSTQGIGGPGTPLTTEWVETNGPTPRSSRDPKVPTTDLCQLSTQGQYLEITPEPLTPSLVNKMLLLVVLLFGVTLFIAVLVMFALQAYESYKKKDYTQVDYLINGKYADSEM, from the coding sequence ATGTGGACAGCCCTGGTGCTGGTTTGGATTTCCTCCATGCCCTTATCTAGAAGCCATAGCATGACTGAGGAGCCGCTAGCGACCAAGGTGTGGCCTAAAGCCGTGAACCAAAGCATGACTAGGGACACAGGTCCGAGAACAGCCACAGTGCCGCCTGCTCCTGTCACGCCAACCACGGGGACCTGGGCAGCTAGCCCGAACTTGACCAGAGTGACGGCAGAGATGACAACACAGTGGACAAACACGAGCACTCTGACCACCAGAGAAGGCATGGCGGGCAGCATGACCTCCAGTTTCCTTACACCACCTCCATCATCAGGGCCCGTGACCGTGGGGCCATCTCcacccaccaccactgctgggcttccCTCTCTCAGCACACCACATGCAGAAGTGCCAAGTGCAGATGTCAGCACATCACCAAGAACAGCCACAGTGGCAACAGTGGCCCCACATGCCACGACTGTTGCTGCAGGCACCATAAACACAAGCGGTCCCACAAGGACTCCGAGTCCCGCCGAAGGCACACCTACTAACACATCCACCATGAGCCCCATCCCCACTTCAGGTGCCCAAACCCAAGGTACCACCATCCAGGTGACAACAGAACAGCCAGTGCATAGCACAGCTGGCAGCTCGACACCTGGTCCTTCAAATACCACCCTGGAGCCCACCACCACCCGCTCTGTGGCTTCAACGGCAGTAGTGACCACCACTCTGATACAATCCAAGGAGCTAACTGCCAGCACAATGCCAGTGCCTCCTACCAGCCCGACCCCAGAAGTGGAAGCCACAACCCTCACCACACAGTCAAGCCCTGCATTATCTACCCAGGGGATAGGTGGGCCAGGCACACCCCTGACAACAGAGTGGGTGGAAACCAATGGGCCAACACCCAGGAGCTCCAGGGACCCTAAGGTGCCAACCACAGACTTGTGTCAGCTCAGCACCCAAGGCCAGTACCTAGAGATCACCCCTGAGCCCCTTACCCCATCCTTAGTGAACAAAATGTTGCTTCTGGTGGTGCTCCTTTTTGGGGTGACCCTGTTCATCGCAGTCCTGGTGATGTTTGCCCTGCAAGCCTATGAGAGCTACAAGAAGAAGGACTACACGCAGGTGGACTACCTGATCAATGGCAAGTATGCGGACTCGGAGATGTGA